One stretch of Chitinophaga pendula DNA includes these proteins:
- a CDS encoding type I polyketide synthase, translating to MNSQDILRALKAGEISPEEAKKALQQLKAAQATQKIPTPNPTPSDIVPPAQGAIAADTTPIAIVGISGRYPGAAHLDQYWDNLLHGRNTVREIPAFRWDADAFYAPYPYQEGKIYCKWMGMLDDIAEFDPLFFNISPAEAEAMDPQHRIFLQEAYRAFEDAGYCRQSLSNKNCGVYMGIMSNEYGVILSHYNNSSSATTGNSYAIAPARISYFLNLKGPAIPIDTACSSSLVGAHLACQALRHGEIDMALVGGVTLYLTPGSYMSMCSAGMLSPDGQCKAFDNGANGFVPGEGAGALILKRLQDAEADHDHIYGVIIGSGINQDGKTNGITAPNLGSQIALEKEIYRRYRIDPATISYAEMHGTGTKLGDPIELEALSTAFKSSTDKRNYCAIGAVKSNLGHTSAAAGAASIHKVLLCMQHQQLVPTLHFKHHNEHFNFSDSPFFVNTDTKQWQTTTGQPRRACVSSFGFSGTNAHLVIEEYRANTAGVEDHHPALFVLSAHTQEQLHEYAAKMSEHITAHPALRLADICYTAQTGRDEMSWRLAIVADSLAALHTTLQHFLEENSSPALFTGHVKKGKGSSSATAAQLESWYMQQALSALAAEWVNGARINWLRLYNTTVPYRVSLPTYPFLRESWWCAPPAASIPAATPVPVAAALPVATPPQQTTPDTRSRSWVSKQWITAEWPRSTESPFLQTVAILVKEEDDLLAQQIAGRFSTPIILHPDQLSSFDWITAPRFDGCIDLLGCSRSSTDWSLWVPWLQQLIEQDRQHKLTLLALSRGLEAFLNQDMLLSGAGQAALYRMLQSEYSHLCSRHIDIAAATTEEELQKIIATEWESTGNEPEITYRNGQRYRSVLQQLPLPGTNGRKPVFLPGQVLLITGGTKGIGMQCALHFARHYHVKFIALLGREHWPHKSEWAAIKHSDSPLAQKIRDVEELESMGVSVRVYQPDLTNREAVTQCIEKITNTLGPIAGVIHSAGIVDKDNPAFIRKTIPGMEAVWSPKTIALELLYEQLKTSPLQFFLLFSSVSAIIPSLSIGQSDYAMANAWMDYRAQTLAPHFPIISIQWPSWKETGMGETRGSVYQRTGLWSHTNEEGLQWLDHILAHRPAAVILPAIVHPGRWKPEQLLQKALEPSPAVQAPVTPVPQEKKLAPAADLFTGVRGWLLTLFAQELKIAADRLETDTAFQDYGVDSIILTQIVRHINQLIPAPMDPSILYEYATIDALADWLSKEYESPLRELQAMTTPAIASTPSKAPAAAAKQTTAAPSTATATTTDIAVVGMSARFPGAPDLKQYWTLLREGQVAIGAVPPARTGKTAGYYAGTITTLSHFDPAYFLLPEEDARAMDPQALLILEESLKTFHHAGYTAAEVKGQPIGVYIGGRSRHTPDPEDWRKARNPVVTVGQNYLATNVSQFFDLRGPALVVDTACSSALTGMQIAIQSLLTGHIRSALVGGVSVLQDGSQLLFQQRGLLGDTPAFHVFDQRARGIIPGEGAGMVLLKTLSQAQADGDQIYAVIKGLAINNDGRTAGPATPNPQAQKEVMIQALAASGLTPTDIGYIEANGSGSEVTDLLELKAIQTVYSTPGRTALGLGSIKPNIGHPLCAEGIASFIKVALMLAHQETVPFLSGEQPLRHFDMAAASLEFPRQAGAWPYEATAAAINCFADGGTNAHVILTAAAEQPDHIITRKPLPIPALNRQDLHPAKPAVATKQPASGDAVGVYLQHPSGSDHNIWKLMQATS from the coding sequence ATGAATTCACAGGATATTTTACGCGCGCTGAAAGCAGGAGAGATCAGTCCTGAAGAAGCAAAGAAAGCATTGCAACAGCTTAAAGCCGCACAGGCAACACAAAAGATCCCCACTCCGAATCCTACCCCATCAGATATCGTGCCTCCCGCACAGGGGGCAATAGCTGCAGATACAACACCTATTGCCATTGTCGGCATTTCAGGACGGTATCCGGGCGCTGCCCATTTAGACCAATACTGGGATAACCTTCTGCATGGCAGAAATACCGTACGGGAAATACCCGCCTTCCGCTGGGACGCAGATGCATTCTATGCACCTTATCCTTACCAGGAAGGTAAGATCTATTGCAAATGGATGGGCATGCTGGATGATATCGCAGAATTTGATCCGCTGTTCTTCAACATATCACCGGCAGAAGCAGAAGCAATGGACCCGCAACACAGGATATTTCTGCAAGAGGCTTACAGGGCATTTGAAGATGCGGGCTATTGCCGGCAGTCTCTGAGCAATAAGAATTGTGGTGTATACATGGGGATCATGAGCAATGAATATGGCGTTATCCTTTCTCATTACAATAACAGCTCATCGGCGACCACTGGCAACAGCTATGCGATCGCACCGGCCAGGATCTCTTATTTCCTGAACCTGAAAGGCCCCGCAATACCGATCGACACCGCCTGCTCCTCCTCTTTGGTAGGAGCCCACCTGGCTTGCCAGGCACTACGGCATGGCGAGATCGATATGGCACTGGTAGGTGGCGTAACACTCTATCTCACCCCCGGCTCCTACATGAGTATGTGTAGTGCAGGAATGCTCTCTCCGGATGGGCAGTGTAAGGCCTTCGACAACGGCGCCAATGGATTCGTACCCGGAGAAGGCGCCGGCGCCCTGATATTGAAACGCCTGCAAGATGCGGAAGCAGACCATGATCATATCTATGGCGTCATCATCGGCTCCGGTATCAACCAGGATGGTAAAACCAATGGTATCACAGCACCTAACCTGGGCAGCCAGATCGCATTGGAAAAAGAAATATATCGTCGCTACCGGATAGATCCGGCTACCATTTCCTATGCAGAAATGCATGGCACCGGCACCAAACTGGGCGATCCTATAGAGCTCGAAGCACTCTCAACGGCGTTTAAAAGCAGCACCGATAAAAGAAATTATTGCGCCATCGGTGCCGTCAAGAGTAATCTCGGACATACTTCCGCGGCTGCCGGTGCCGCCAGTATTCATAAAGTACTGCTTTGCATGCAGCATCAGCAACTCGTGCCTACCTTGCATTTTAAACATCATAACGAACACTTTAACTTTTCCGACTCGCCGTTTTTTGTCAATACAGATACCAAACAATGGCAAACAACTACCGGGCAGCCCCGTAGGGCTTGTGTAAGTTCTTTTGGATTTAGCGGTACTAATGCACACCTCGTCATCGAAGAATATAGGGCTAACACTGCCGGTGTGGAAGACCATCACCCTGCATTATTTGTACTGTCTGCCCATACACAGGAGCAATTGCATGAGTATGCGGCGAAAATGAGCGAACATATTACCGCACATCCAGCATTACGCCTCGCAGATATTTGTTACACCGCCCAGACCGGCCGGGATGAAATGTCGTGGAGACTGGCGATCGTTGCCGATAGCCTCGCAGCATTGCATACGACATTACAGCATTTCCTGGAAGAAAACAGCAGCCCTGCATTATTCACAGGGCATGTCAAAAAAGGAAAAGGAAGTTCATCGGCGACAGCGGCGCAGTTGGAGAGCTGGTATATGCAGCAGGCATTGTCAGCGCTGGCTGCCGAATGGGTGAACGGTGCCCGTATCAATTGGTTACGGCTATACAATACAACAGTACCTTACCGTGTTAGTCTGCCTACCTACCCCTTTTTACGGGAGTCCTGGTGGTGCGCCCCTCCCGCTGCATCGATACCGGCAGCGACCCCTGTACCTGTAGCCGCTGCACTACCCGTAGCTACGCCACCACAGCAGACCACACCGGATACCCGCAGCCGTTCTTGGGTCTCTAAACAGTGGATAACAGCCGAGTGGCCACGGTCTACGGAAAGTCCATTCTTACAAACAGTAGCTATCCTAGTAAAAGAAGAAGATGATCTGCTAGCACAACAAATAGCCGGGAGATTTTCTACACCGATCATCTTACATCCGGATCAATTGTCCTCCTTTGACTGGATAACAGCTCCCCGCTTCGATGGGTGCATAGACCTGCTGGGATGTAGCCGCTCTTCAACAGACTGGTCGCTTTGGGTACCTTGGTTGCAGCAGCTGATCGAGCAGGATAGACAACATAAACTGACCTTGCTGGCCCTGAGCCGCGGACTGGAAGCATTCCTGAATCAGGACATGCTATTATCAGGGGCAGGACAGGCCGCTCTGTACCGCATGTTGCAAAGTGAATACAGTCATCTGTGTTCCCGACATATTGATATCGCAGCGGCTACAACGGAAGAGGAGCTGCAAAAGATCATCGCTACCGAATGGGAAAGCACCGGCAACGAACCAGAAATAACTTACCGCAACGGCCAGCGTTACCGGTCCGTCTTGCAGCAACTACCCCTGCCCGGCACCAATGGCAGAAAACCGGTTTTTTTGCCAGGACAGGTACTGCTCATCACCGGCGGCACCAAAGGTATCGGCATGCAATGTGCCTTGCATTTCGCCAGACACTATCATGTCAAATTCATCGCATTACTTGGTCGCGAACATTGGCCCCATAAAAGCGAATGGGCAGCTATCAAACACAGCGACAGCCCACTGGCACAAAAGATCCGTGACGTAGAAGAACTGGAATCTATGGGGGTCTCTGTAAGAGTGTATCAACCAGATCTGACAAACAGGGAAGCGGTAACGCAGTGCATCGAAAAGATCACCAATACGCTTGGGCCTATTGCAGGCGTGATACATAGCGCCGGTATCGTGGATAAGGATAATCCTGCCTTTATCCGTAAGACAATTCCAGGTATGGAAGCCGTATGGTCTCCCAAGACCATTGCCCTGGAGCTGCTGTATGAGCAGCTCAAAACATCTCCATTGCAATTCTTCCTGTTATTCTCTTCTGTATCGGCGATCATCCCTTCCTTGTCCATCGGACAGAGTGACTACGCCATGGCTAACGCCTGGATGGATTATCGTGCCCAAACGCTGGCGCCGCATTTCCCGATCATCAGCATACAATGGCCCAGCTGGAAAGAGACCGGCATGGGAGAGACCAGGGGAAGCGTCTATCAGCGTACCGGCTTATGGAGCCATACAAATGAAGAAGGATTACAATGGCTGGATCACATACTCGCACATAGGCCGGCTGCCGTAATATTGCCTGCTATCGTACATCCCGGAAGATGGAAGCCGGAACAACTCCTTCAAAAAGCACTGGAACCATCACCAGCTGTACAAGCGCCGGTAACGCCAGTGCCACAGGAAAAGAAACTGGCTCCCGCAGCAGATCTTTTTACCGGTGTACGGGGATGGTTGCTGACGCTGTTTGCCCAGGAGCTGAAAATAGCAGCAGACCGGCTGGAAACAGATACCGCTTTTCAGGATTATGGTGTAGACTCTATCATCCTGACGCAGATCGTAAGACATATCAACCAGCTGATACCAGCTCCGATGGACCCCTCCATCCTGTATGAATATGCTACGATCGATGCATTGGCAGACTGGTTATCCAAAGAATATGAATCCCCTTTAAGGGAGTTGCAGGCTATGACCACACCGGCTATCGCTTCAACGCCGTCGAAAGCACCAGCTGCTGCAGCAAAACAAACCACTGCAGCACCATCGACTGCCACTGCTACGACTACAGATATTGCGGTAGTAGGCATGTCCGCACGCTTCCCCGGAGCGCCTGATCTGAAGCAGTACTGGACATTACTGCGGGAAGGACAGGTAGCGATCGGAGCAGTACCACCGGCACGTACAGGTAAAACAGCTGGTTATTATGCCGGCACCATAACAACATTGTCTCATTTCGACCCTGCCTACTTCCTGCTACCCGAAGAAGATGCGCGTGCCATGGACCCCCAGGCATTGCTGATTCTCGAAGAGAGCCTGAAAACATTCCACCATGCAGGATATACGGCGGCTGAAGTAAAAGGACAGCCAATAGGTGTATATATTGGCGGCCGGAGTCGGCACACACCTGATCCCGAAGACTGGCGCAAGGCACGCAATCCGGTGGTTACCGTCGGACAAAATTACCTGGCGACGAATGTCTCCCAGTTTTTTGACCTCAGGGGACCAGCCTTGGTCGTAGATACCGCTTGCTCTTCAGCCCTCACCGGTATGCAGATTGCCATCCAATCCCTGTTGACCGGTCATATACGATCTGCCTTGGTAGGAGGGGTGAGTGTGCTGCAGGATGGCAGCCAGCTGCTGTTCCAGCAGAGAGGGCTGTTGGGAGATACACCGGCCTTCCATGTATTTGATCAACGCGCACGTGGCATCATCCCGGGAGAAGGGGCCGGCATGGTATTATTGAAAACCTTGTCACAGGCACAGGCAGATGGCGATCAGATCTATGCGGTGATCAAAGGATTAGCCATCAATAATGATGGCCGTACTGCCGGTCCCGCCACACCAAACCCGCAGGCGCAAAAGGAAGTCATGATACAGGCATTAGCCGCTAGTGGATTAACGCCAACGGATATAGGATATATAGAAGCCAATGGCTCGGGTTCCGAAGTAACAGACCTGCTGGAGCTAAAAGCCATTCAGACAGTATACAGCACACCCGGGCGAACTGCCCTGGGCCTGGGAAGTATTAAACCCAATATCGGCCATCCATTGTGTGCAGAAGGGATTGCCAGTTTTATCAAGGTAGCGCTGATGCTGGCACATCAGGAAACGGTACCATTCCTGTCCGGAGAACAGCCCTTGCGGCATTTTGATATGGCGGCGGCTTCACTGGAATTCCCGCGGCAGGCAGGTGCGTGGCCATATGAAGCCACAGCAGCTGCCATCAACTGTTTCGCCGATGGTGGCACTAATGCACATGTGATACTGACAGCTGCAGCAGAACAGCCGGACCATATCATCACCAGGAAACCCCTGCCCATCCCTGCACTTAACAGACAGGACCTGCATCCGGCAAAACCTGCCGTTGCTACAAAACAACCGGCTTCCGGTGATGCCGTAGGTGTATACCTGCAACATCCCTCCGGATCGGACCATAATATCTGGAAACTGATGCAAGCCACCTCCTGA
- a CDS encoding polyketide synthase, with amino-acid sequence MSQPAVDLREIEPGIVLLTMQDKEHKNTFTEDIMVGLIKAFAAIGENQHYKVVILTGYDSYFCSGGTQDALLAINDAKVKFTDTNLYSLALECRIPVISAMQGHGIGGGFVFGLFSDFVILSKESVYTTNFMKYGFTPGMGATYVLPQKLGISLAEEMLLTAANFRGVELEKRGISFPVLPRAEVLEYALQLARTLAEKPRVSLITLKDHLVAEAREKLPAIIEKEVAMHGVTFHQPEVKDRIMALFGR; translated from the coding sequence ATGTCACAACCCGCAGTTGACTTAAGAGAAATAGAACCTGGCATTGTACTGCTGACCATGCAGGATAAAGAACATAAAAATACGTTCACCGAAGATATCATGGTAGGGCTAATAAAGGCTTTTGCAGCTATCGGCGAAAATCAGCACTACAAAGTGGTGATCCTTACCGGATATGACAGCTACTTCTGTTCTGGTGGTACACAGGACGCTTTGCTGGCCATTAACGATGCCAAAGTGAAATTTACCGATACCAACCTGTATAGCCTGGCATTGGAGTGCCGCATCCCCGTAATCTCCGCAATGCAGGGACATGGTATTGGCGGTGGTTTTGTATTCGGCCTGTTCAGCGACTTTGTAATCCTGAGTAAAGAAAGTGTCTATACGACCAACTTTATGAAATACGGATTCACGCCTGGTATGGGTGCTACCTATGTGCTCCCCCAGAAACTAGGTATCAGCCTCGCAGAAGAAATGCTACTCACCGCCGCTAACTTCCGGGGAGTAGAACTAGAGAAAAGAGGCATCTCTTTCCCGGTACTACCGAGAGCAGAGGTATTGGAATATGCCCTGCAACTGGCAAGAACGCTGGCAGAAAAACCAAGAGTATCACTCATCACCCTTAAAGATCACCTGGTAGCAGAAGCCCGTGAAAAATTACCTGCCATCATAGAAAAAGAAGTAGCGATGCACGGCGTCACCTTCCACCAGCCGGAAGTGAAAGACCGTATTATGGCCCTCTTTGGCAGATAA
- a CDS encoding enoyl-CoA hydratase/isomerase, giving the protein MNYQTLKVRFQDTICFLQFHRPEANNTINDQLIAECIEVLTLCESTATIVVVEGLPEVFCFGADFKAAAGENTGTQTVPTQGPEALYDLWLRLATGPFITIAHVRGKANAGGIGFVAACDIVLADQQAVFSLSELLFGLLPACVMPFLIRKIGFQKAQYLTLMTKPVTVQQAHAWGLVDAFDSQSDALLRTHLLRLKNLSKTGIQRYKRYMSLLHDLQAPRAAAIAANKEVFSDPENLARITRFVKTGLFPWEN; this is encoded by the coding sequence ATGAACTACCAAACACTAAAAGTCCGCTTCCAGGACACTATCTGTTTTTTACAGTTCCATCGTCCGGAAGCGAATAATACCATCAACGATCAGTTGATCGCGGAATGTATCGAAGTACTCACACTTTGTGAGTCCACTGCTACTATCGTGGTGGTAGAAGGATTGCCGGAAGTGTTCTGTTTCGGTGCAGACTTTAAGGCAGCAGCCGGAGAAAACACAGGCACGCAGACGGTCCCCACCCAGGGACCCGAGGCCTTGTACGATCTCTGGCTGCGTCTCGCCACAGGACCGTTTATTACTATCGCTCACGTAAGAGGGAAAGCAAACGCCGGTGGTATAGGCTTTGTCGCAGCCTGCGATATCGTACTGGCGGACCAACAGGCAGTGTTCAGCTTGTCAGAACTGTTGTTCGGACTATTACCTGCTTGTGTAATGCCTTTCCTTATCCGGAAGATCGGTTTCCAGAAAGCACAGTATCTTACACTGATGACCAAACCGGTAACCGTACAACAGGCGCATGCCTGGGGGCTGGTAGATGCATTCGATTCTCAAAGCGATGCACTGTTGCGTACACATCTCCTCCGTCTGAAGAACCTGTCTAAAACAGGCATCCAGCGTTATAAACGCTACATGAGCCTGTTGCATGATCTGCAGGCGCCGAGAGCAGCCGCGATTGCAGCCAACAAAGAAGTATTCTCTGACCCCGAGAACCTCGCACGTATCACCCGCTTTGTCAAGACCGGATTGTTCCCTTGGGAAAATTAA
- a CDS encoding hydroxymethylglutaryl-CoA synthase family protein, whose amino-acid sequence MTNVGIEALNVFGGTASLDVMELARHRKLDTARFENLLMKEKTVALPYEDPVTFGVNAAKPIIDRLTPAERDRIELLITCTESGVDFGKSMSTYIHHYLGLNRNCRLFELKQACYSGTAGFQMAVNFILGQASPGAKALVIATDISRFMVVEGGEAISEDWSFAEPSGGAGAVAILVSDRPYVFQVDVGANGYYGFEVMDTCRPVPDSEAGDADLSLMSYLDCCERAFGEYQKRVTGVSYKDTFQYLTFHTPFGGMVKGAHRTMMRKVVKASPNEIEADFKQRVTPGLTYCQRVGNIMGGTVFMSLAGTIDTGNYDVPKRIGQFSYGSGCCSEFYSGVVSKEGQARQQSLQIEKHISERYKLSMQEYDALLVGNGAIRFGTRNVTLDKNIIPGAWASTQGKQRLYLKEIREFHRKYEWSA is encoded by the coding sequence ATGACTAACGTTGGAATTGAAGCATTGAATGTTTTTGGCGGGACGGCCAGCCTGGATGTTATGGAGCTAGCCAGACACCGCAAGCTGGATACCGCCAGGTTCGAGAACCTCCTGATGAAAGAAAAAACAGTGGCACTCCCTTATGAAGACCCTGTTACATTCGGTGTAAACGCTGCCAAACCCATCATCGACCGGCTCACACCGGCAGAAAGAGATCGTATAGAATTACTCATCACCTGTACAGAGTCCGGCGTGGATTTCGGTAAATCTATGAGTACATATATCCACCACTATCTGGGACTGAACCGCAACTGCCGCCTGTTTGAACTCAAACAAGCCTGCTATTCCGGTACAGCAGGATTCCAGATGGCGGTTAACTTTATCCTCGGACAAGCATCGCCCGGCGCCAAAGCCTTGGTGATAGCCACCGATATCTCCCGCTTTATGGTAGTAGAAGGTGGTGAAGCCATCTCCGAAGACTGGTCATTCGCTGAACCTAGTGGTGGCGCCGGCGCCGTAGCCATACTCGTAAGCGATCGTCCCTACGTATTCCAGGTAGATGTAGGCGCCAATGGCTACTATGGATTCGAAGTAATGGACACCTGCCGCCCCGTTCCCGATAGCGAAGCCGGAGATGCCGACCTCTCACTGATGTCCTACCTCGATTGCTGCGAACGCGCATTTGGCGAATACCAGAAAAGAGTAACAGGCGTCAGCTATAAAGACACCTTTCAATACCTCACCTTCCATACTCCTTTCGGTGGCATGGTAAAAGGCGCACACCGTACCATGATGCGGAAAGTAGTAAAAGCATCTCCCAACGAAATCGAAGCAGACTTCAAACAACGCGTAACACCAGGGCTGACCTATTGCCAACGAGTAGGCAACATCATGGGCGGCACCGTATTCATGTCATTGGCCGGCACCATCGATACCGGCAATTATGATGTGCCCAAACGTATCGGTCAGTTCTCCTACGGCTCCGGCTGTTGTTCTGAATTCTACAGCGGTGTAGTATCCAAGGAAGGACAAGCCAGACAACAAAGTCTTCAGATCGAAAAACATATCAGCGAACGCTATAAGCTGTCCATGCAGGAATACGATGCACTGCTGGTAGGTAATGGCGCGATCCGCTTCGGTACCCGCAACGTTACCCTCGATAAAAATATCATCCCGGGAGCCTGGGCATCCACACAGGGTAAACAACGCCTGTATCTGAAAGAAATCAGGGAGTTTCACAGAAAATACGAATGGAGCGCATGA
- a CDS encoding beta-ketoacyl synthase N-terminal-like domain-containing protein — protein sequence MQRNNNPSCVISGVGITAAVGQGKAAFSTALLNGDHAFKVMERPGRQYNSAYLGAEIPALTYPDSIPRKLLRGASLSAEVALVTLAEAWADAGLGEVDATRIGLIVGGSNVQQRELQQTYEQYRDRARFLRPAYGISFLDSDICGLCTEQFGIRGFAYTLGGASASGLAVILQAAEAVMSGQADVCIAIGALMDLSYWEFQAFRSLGAMGSTKHAETPAKACRPFDSNRDGFIYGESCGVVVVERADLAAARGRRSYATISGWAIAMDANRNPNPSYEGECTVIRNTLEKAGITAADIDYVNPHGTGSMVGDETELQALQDCGLTHAYINATKSITGHGISAAGTVEVIATLLQMEAGRLHPTRNLENPIVPSFNWVKETPVEHAIQHAISLSFGFGGINTAISLCTPTPNI from the coding sequence ATGCAAAGAAACAATAACCCCTCCTGCGTTATATCGGGTGTGGGTATAACAGCCGCTGTTGGCCAGGGCAAAGCGGCCTTTTCAACAGCTTTGCTAAACGGGGATCACGCATTCAAAGTGATGGAACGTCCCGGCCGCCAGTACAATTCTGCTTATCTGGGTGCAGAGATACCTGCACTGACCTATCCTGATAGCATCCCCCGCAAACTCCTGAGGGGTGCTTCCCTCTCTGCGGAAGTGGCGCTCGTGACACTGGCGGAAGCCTGGGCGGATGCCGGATTGGGAGAAGTAGATGCCACCCGTATAGGCCTTATCGTAGGAGGTTCCAATGTACAACAACGGGAATTACAACAAACTTATGAGCAATACCGGGATCGCGCTCGCTTCCTCCGGCCTGCATATGGCATATCCTTTCTGGATAGCGACATCTGCGGCCTCTGTACAGAGCAGTTTGGTATCCGTGGATTCGCTTATACGCTTGGCGGCGCATCTGCCAGCGGGCTGGCGGTGATACTCCAGGCAGCCGAAGCTGTCATGTCAGGCCAGGCGGATGTTTGCATCGCGATAGGCGCTCTGATGGACCTGTCTTACTGGGAGTTCCAGGCATTTCGTTCGCTCGGAGCCATGGGCTCTACGAAACATGCCGAAACACCGGCAAAAGCCTGTCGACCCTTCGACAGTAACAGAGATGGTTTTATCTATGGAGAGTCCTGCGGTGTAGTAGTCGTAGAAAGAGCCGACCTGGCAGCTGCCAGGGGAAGGCGATCCTATGCAACTATTAGCGGTTGGGCGATCGCAATGGATGCCAACCGCAACCCCAATCCTTCCTATGAAGGAGAATGTACCGTAATCAGGAATACCCTCGAAAAGGCTGGTATTACAGCCGCAGATATTGACTATGTAAACCCTCATGGCACCGGATCTATGGTAGGAGATGAGACAGAATTGCAGGCATTGCAAGACTGTGGCCTCACTCATGCCTATATCAATGCCACCAAGTCCATTACGGGACATGGCATCAGCGCCGCCGGCACCGTAGAAGTGATTGCCACCCTGCTACAAATGGAGGCCGGCCGCTTACATCCTACCCGTAACCTGGAAAACCCCATCGTTCCATCCTTCAACTGGGTAAAAGAAACCCCGGTGGAACATGCCATACAACACGCTATAAGCCTGAGCTTTGGCTTTGGAGGTATCAATACTGCCATCAGCTTATGTACCCCGACACCCAACATCTAA
- a CDS encoding acyl carrier protein, translating to MEKEAIFQIIVKHTLEVIPELESHEFKITDQLKELGANSVDRADITTMTMETLELEVPLVELFGAQNIEDLVELFYAKKQ from the coding sequence ATGGAAAAAGAAGCCATTTTTCAGATCATCGTGAAGCACACACTCGAAGTTATTCCGGAACTGGAATCACATGAATTTAAGATCACCGACCAATTAAAGGAATTAGGTGCTAATTCCGTAGACCGTGCGGATATCACTACAATGACAATGGAAACCCTCGAACTGGAAGTACCGTTGGTTGAGTTGTTTGGTGCTCAGAACATAGAAGACCTGGTAGAGTTATTTTATGCAAAGAAACAATAA